TGCTGTCACCCGTGGCGATGGCGCCGTTGGCGAAGATGTCACTCAAAATGTCCTGACCATGAAAGAAATCCCACTCAACCTGCCCGATGATGCACCGGATATCGTCGAAATCCGGGGGGAAATTTATATGGCGAAAGATGAGTTCGAAGAATTAAATCGCCAGCAAGAAGCAGCTGGAGCCAAAGTCTTTGCCAACCCGCGCAATGCGGCCGCAGGCTCGCTTCGTCAACTGGATACGTCCATTACCGCCAAGCGCCCGTTGCGCATCTTCGCCTATGCCTGGGGAGAACTCAGTGTTCCCGTAGCAGATAGCCAGATGAGTGTGATTGAAAAGTTCAAAGACTGGGGCTTTCCGGTCAACCCGCTGACCAAGACCTGTGCCAGTCTGGATGAGATCATGGCACTTTATAACCAGATCAATGAAGACCGCCCTGAACTATCTTACGATATCGACGGGGTGGTGTATAAGGTCAACCGTTTGGACTGGCAGGAACGTCTGGGGATGGTGACGCGCAGCCCACGTTGGGCCATTGCCCATAAATTCCCGGCTGAGAAAGCCCAGACCCTGCTGGAGGCCATTGACGTACAGGTAGGTCGAACAGGCAAGCTGACCCCCGTGGCCCGCCTGAAACCCGTCACTGTGGGCGGTGTGGTTGTTTCCAACGCCACACTGCATAATGCTGATGAGATTGAACGCCTTGACGTGCGTGTGGGCGACACCGTCATGATCCAGCGGGCCGGTGACGTCATCCCACAAGTGGTGGAAGTGGTCAAAAGCAAACGCCCGGATGAGAGCACCCCTTACATATTCGAAGAAAAATGCCCCATTTGTGACAGCCATGCCACCCGCGAAGAAGGCGAAGTGGATTATCGCTGTACAGGCGGATTGGTCTGCGGGGCACAGGCTGTAGAGCGGCTGAAACATTTTGTCTCGCGCAATGCCTTTGATATGGATGGCGTTGGGGCCAAGAATATTGAAAAATTCTGGGAAAAAGGACTTGTCAAAACCCCTGCTGACATTTTCCGCCTTAGCGATCATGAAGACACCATCGCCAAATGGGAAGGCTGGAAAGAAAAATCCATTGCAAACCTCAAAACCTCCATTGAAGAACGCCGTACCATTGGGCTGGACCGCTTCATCTATGCTTTAGGCATCCGTCAGGTTGGACAAGCCACAGCCAAAACGCTGGCGAAAAACTATCTCAGCTTTACCACATGGCAAGATGCCATGATTGCTGCACAGGATAAAGAAAGCACGGCCTATCAGGACCTGATCGCCATTGACGGTATTGGAGAGGCCATGGCTCAGGATTTGATTGATTTCTTTGAAGAAGACCATAACCGTGAGGTCATGACAGACCTTCATGAACAGCTGAACATCGAAGATTTCGTCGCCCCCCAAACTGATGATAGTCCAGTCGCGGGAAAAACCGTGGTCTTTACCGGAACCCTGGTAACGATGACCCGTTCAGAAGCAAAAGCAAAAGCTGAAAGTCTGGGGGCAAAAGTTTCAGGATCCGTCTCTAAAAAAACGGATTATGTGGTCGCCGGCGAGAGTGCTGGCTCAAAGCTGAAAAAAGCACAAGACCTGGGCGTAAGCGTATTAAGCGAAGAAGATTGGCATAATTTAACATCAAACTTGTAACCTCTCACCCAAATGGGTGAGGATTCGCGACTCTTTTACACATATCTTTTCCTATAAGGCGCTTATACAAAAGAAATATAGGATAAAAGAATGTGTGCATCGCGGCTAACATTCTCAGAAGATCTGGACCTGGATGACCCCTGTGTCATTGCCACCCAACTTTATGAAAGACAGGGCTATCTGAGGGCCCTTGATACGGTTGCCAGCTATATCCATGCTGCTGGTAATGAAACCGAGCGCAGGGAATGGCTCCTCATCGCCACTGAAATCAAGAAAATGGGCAAAACGGATATCCAGCAGGTCCAAACTGGCTTGCGTTGACTATTTGCCTTTATGCCTGATCACATCAGCCTGTAAACAGGCTGTTTTTGCGTGTTGCGGACAATCAACAACATGATCATTCACCATCCCAATGGCTTGTAAATAGGCATATACAGTTGTTGTCCCTACAAATTTAAAGCCCCGTTTTTTTAAGTCTTTGGCAATCTTGTCGGAAAGCTCCGTCTTTGAGGGAACCTCTTTCAAGCTGTTCCGTACATGACCAAGGGGAACATAATCAACAAAAGACCAGATATAGTGACTGAACGAACCAAACTCTTTTTGAATGGCGATAATCGCATGGGCATTGTTAAGCGTCGCGGCAATTTTTTGGCGATGGCGTACAATTCCTTCAAACTGTAAAAGTCGTTCAATATCATCCTCCCCCATTTGAGATACTTTGGCGATATCAAAATGATGAAAAGCCTCACGATACCCTTCACGTTTAGCCAACACCGTGCTCCAGCTTAGGCCGGATTGCGCACTTTCCAGTGTAATCATTTCAAAATGCTGGGCATCTTCAAAAACAGGTACGCCCCATTCCTTATCATGATACGCTTGATCACGCGGTGTTTTTTGCGCCCATGTACAACCCGACATCACATCTCCCTTCTTTTCCCCTAATCGGCAACGCAGACTTCACATCTAATTAAAGCGATCACCGTGCGCACCGTTAAAGCTGCAATCACAGCAAAAGTAATTGCATACAGGGTTGCCGCCCCGTGCAGGAAAAACACCTGCCCGGTAAGCTCCCCCATCAAGTTAGTCGCAGCTGTAAAGGCAGCCAAGGGGAAAGTATAGGCCCACCACGACATGGCAAATTTAATACGCAGCATGCGGCGCACCTGAAAGGTCAGCAATAGAAAGAAAAAGGCAGCCCAGTAATAAATCAGACGGCCAAACACATCCAATTCCCCGACAAGCTGAATATAGGCAACAAAACCAATGCTGGGGGGAGCCAGTAAAATAAAGAGCGTGGGCAACAGCTTTTCTGGCATTGGGTTATGGAATACCAAACGGTTCATAATCAAAATCAGCAAAATGCCCCAGAACATCAGCCCCCAGGAAAAGAAAAACCAGGAGATTTCTGCCGGAGCATGCTGTACCCCAACAACTGGGACAATGATATTGCCCACTGCCGGGATAAACCACGCAGGTGTACTATGAACGATTTCATAACGGGTATGGGTGATCCAGCTGTTGATGATAGCCATGGAGAGGAAGAACTGGAAAAAACACCCGGTGCCCCAGAGAAAGAAAGACAAGCGCTCATTGATGGGGAAAAAGGCAGTGCCTAATAAAAGCAGGCTGATACTGGCCGCTGGGAAAAAACTGATTTTAATCGGGTGGTTCCAATCTGCCAACACAGCAGCCGGATACTTCAACGATTTCAGCGTATAGGTCGCCAGAATCGCAATATAAATTGCCAAAGACAAATACGCCAACACCGTGAAGACAAGCCCCGTTCCATTCCAAAGCCAATCCATCTTATGGGTAATCAGCGTCAGCCCCGACAGCCCCATTGTGGTGGCAAACATCGGGATGGGGAAATATTGCAGTTTACTGTGTTGTTCTTCAGACATGATATGCAACTCTGAGCTTATTATATATAAATCAAACCTTATCCTGAGAACCAGAATTATGCAATCAAACAGCACAGTGCATTGCGTTTTATCAATGTTAATGACATAAAAAAAGAGCCCCCAAAATGGAGACTCTTTTTAAGATGCGATTGTCGAGATGACGATTGCTTAGTTGCTCAGTTGACCTGAGAGTTGGGCAATGGCATCGTCGATCATAGCATTGGCTTGTGTCGCATTGATGCTTTCTGACAAAAGTTGTTCAGAAGCAGCAATCGCAACATTTGTTGCCAGTGCCTGCACTTCAGCGATTGCCGTTGCTTCAGCCTGTGCAATACGGGCTTGGGCAGCAGCTTCACGGCGCTTCAGAGCATTTTCAAGATCAGTTTTCGACTTAGCTTCCAGGCGAGCTGCTTCTTCTTTCGCACGCTGCAGGATTTTCGCGGCTTCTTCTTCCGCTTCCTGCTGCTTGCGTTTGTAAGAAGCCAGGAGTTCCTGAGCTTCTTCGCGAAGTTTTTCAGCTTCGTCCAGCTGCGCTTTAATCGTATCGGCGCGATCATCCAGTGCAGTCCCCAGCATACGACCTACTGGTTTTGCAACGAGGACCATCAAGGTGATGAATGCCAAAGCGACCCAGAAAGTCGGATCGTGGAACATACCGCCTTCAGCGCCTGCGCCAGATGCGGCGTGTGCGACAGAAATCATCAGTTTGTCTCCATTGCTTTAGCAACAGCGGCAGAAACCGCTGCATCGTCTACAGAAACACCAGAGAGTTTCTCAACAGTTGCTTTCGCAACGTCGCCAGAAACCTCAGAAATGTTTGCGAGCGCCTTGTCTTTTGCTTCCGCGATGCGGGCTTCTGCTTCAGAAAGCTTGGCATCCAGCTTGGCAGCCAGCTCGTCTTGAGCTTTCGCCTGAGCCGCGTTCGCCTGATCAATAACTGCTTTCACAGCATCTTGAGCGTTTGAACGAGCTTCAGCCAGAGACTTTTCATAAGCTTCTGCAGCTTCTTCCGCTTCTTTCTTCAAAGCGGCAGCCTTTTCCAGGTTTTCGTCGATGCGTGTTTGACGCTCTTCAAGAACCTCGGCAATGCGCGGCAAAGCCACTTTAGCCATGAGGAAATACATAGCTAAAAAGGTGATAACAAGCCAAACAATTTGCGGGGCAAAAAGGCTTATATCTAACTGTGGCATAATGCGCTCCTTCCAAAAAAGTTCGAAAGGTTACTGAATGAACAGCAACCTATGAAACTTAACTCTCGACTTCTTATGTGAAGAGGATCAGGAAGGAGATGAGCAGTGCGTACAGAGCAACCGCTTCCACGAGTGCGAAGCCAAGCATAGCCAGGCCGAATACTTGTGAACGAGCAGCAGGGTTGCGAGCAACAGAGCCGATCAGAGAAGAGAAGATGTTACCAATACCAGCACCAACGCCAGACAGGCCGATTACAGCCAGACCAGCACCGATCATTTTAGCAGCAGCGAGTTCCATAGATCTAAATCCTATAAGAAAAGTAAAAAATGAAAGACTGAGGGTCTCGAGCTTCGTCATCACCTGAAGTCAACGAAACCCACCGTCTTGCGAGAAACCTATACTAAGTTGCTTAGGCTTAGTGCAGGTGAATGGAGTCGTTCAGATAGATACAAGTCAGTACGGCAAATACGTACGCTTGCAAGAACGCCACCAAGAATTCGAAGCCTGTCAGCGCCACATCAATGGCAAACGGTGCCCAACCGCCGATGAAACCAAGCGGAATAATGAAGCCAGCAAATACTTTCATCATTGTGTGACCAGCTGTCATGTTCGCAAACAAACGAATAGACAGGGATACCGGGCGAGACAGGTAAGAGATAATTTCAATCGGTACCAGCAGCGGAAGCATAACTTTCGGAACGCCACCGGGAACGAAGAATGTAAAGAAGTGCATGCCGTGGCGCGCAATACCGATCAGCGTCACACCGATAAACACAGCCATCGCCAGTGTGAATGTCACAGCGATGTGGGATGTGAAGGTGAAGCTGTAAGGCAGCAGGCCAAGGAAGTTCCCGAACAGAATGAACATGAACAATGTGAAGATGATCGGGAAGTACTTGGCGCCTTCTTTCCCGACGTTGTCACGGACCATGTCGGCAACGAAGCTGTAGCAAAGCTCAGCCATGGACTGCCAGCGACCCGGAACCAGTGAGCGTTTGCCCATGCCCATGATCAGGAAGATAGAAACCACGGCGACGGTCGCAACCATCATGAAGCCAGAGTTTGTGAAAGACGCATCGATACCAGCGATGTTGATCTCAGGACCGATATTCTTAATGTCAAATTGCGCGAGTGGAGATGCCACGGTGCCCTCATCTTTGCCCAATTATGGGCTAATCCTTTAAAGTGTCGTCTTTTTCACGCGGTTCAAAGTTATCTTTATAGCCAGCGGCCATCCCTAGACCCTGAACAGTGCGAAAAACGTTCATAATTCCGGCTGCTGCGCCCAAGAAGAAGAACAGAACCATCAGCCACGGTTTCGTGTCGAACACATAATGGTCCAACGCGTAGCCAATTGCCACCCCTACAGCCAGACCTGAAATAAGGTCCGCGCCGCAACGCAAGGCAAGTCCTAACCCTTTCGGCGGTTCGTTGGTCGGTGCCTTCAAACCACGAGGCGCAATAGAATGATCCTGCGCCTGCTTCAGACGGGTGTCGAACTCGTCCAGTTCAGAGGGTTTCTTATCGTCATTACTCATTAATTTTATCCCCAAAAGCCGGGGTCAAATTGAGCAAGAGATTGATGATCCCCCCACTTCTCGACTCATAAGCCGAAGTGCGTCGCAACATATATAGGGAGCCCCCCCATGTCAAGGCTGGAAAACCCGCCTATAACCCATTGTAAACAAAAGTGAAAAAGTGGAATTACCAGTTATATTTCCGTGGTAGAAGGCAGGAATCGCGATCTTCTCTCAATTTCGCAAAAAAGATTCCCTTGAATTTTCAAATATTCGTAAACCAAAAGGAACTTTGAAATTAAATGACTTTAACTAATCCAAATGCCACTGGCTTTGGGTTTTTCTTCATCATTGAAGGTGATGGTAATGATGAAGTCATTTTTGCTTTTGGTGAAACGTGCCTTATAGATGAAACCGATACGGCCATCGCGATGGATTGTGGTCAGGAAGTGTTTTTCCGCCAAGGTGCCCATGGTTTTGCCGATATTTTTCTGATTGCGCAGAAAATCATCTTTGGTGATATTATCTTTCAGCGTCGCCTCAAAGCTGGCACAAAAGCCGTCATAATCCCCTTCATCCTGAG
This sequence is a window from Terasakiella sp. SH-1. Protein-coding genes within it:
- a CDS encoding ATP synthase subunit C family protein; protein product: MELAAAKMIGAGLAVIGLSGVGAGIGNIFSSLIGSVARNPAARSQVFGLAMLGFALVEAVALYALLISFLILFT
- a CDS encoding AtpZ/AtpI family protein, with translation MSNDDKKPSELDEFDTRLKQAQDHSIAPRGLKAPTNEPPKGLGLALRCGADLISGLAVGVAIGYALDHYVFDTKPWLMVLFFFLGAAAGIMNVFRTVQGLGMAAGYKDNFEPREKDDTLKD
- a CDS encoding F0F1 ATP synthase subunit B, with the protein product MISVAHAASGAGAEGGMFHDPTFWVALAFITLMVLVAKPVGRMLGTALDDRADTIKAQLDEAEKLREEAQELLASYKRKQQEAEEEAAKILQRAKEEAARLEAKSKTDLENALKRREAAAQARIAQAEATAIAEVQALATNVAIAASEQLLSESINATQANAMIDDAIAQLSGQLSN
- the ligA gene encoding NAD-dependent DNA ligase LigA, coding for MAIQSLRTLPVEDLTEFDAYTELKALAQEIAAHDKAYYQEDTPKISDADYDALRQRNMAIEEKFPHLKRKDSPTDKVGTPVQSAFSKITHAVPMLSLGNAFNQDDVQDFIDRVRRFLGLGEGEQVDIVAEPKIDGLSISLRYEKGRFKHAVTRGDGAVGEDVTQNVLTMKEIPLNLPDDAPDIVEIRGEIYMAKDEFEELNRQQEAAGAKVFANPRNAAAGSLRQLDTSITAKRPLRIFAYAWGELSVPVADSQMSVIEKFKDWGFPVNPLTKTCASLDEIMALYNQINEDRPELSYDIDGVVYKVNRLDWQERLGMVTRSPRWAIAHKFPAEKAQTLLEAIDVQVGRTGKLTPVARLKPVTVGGVVVSNATLHNADEIERLDVRVGDTVMIQRAGDVIPQVVEVVKSKRPDESTPYIFEEKCPICDSHATREEGEVDYRCTGGLVCGAQAVERLKHFVSRNAFDMDGVGAKNIEKFWEKGLVKTPADIFRLSDHEDTIAKWEGWKEKSIANLKTSIEERRTIGLDRFIYALGIRQVGQATAKTLAKNYLSFTTWQDAMIAAQDKESTAYQDLIAIDGIGEAMAQDLIDFFEEDHNREVMTDLHEQLNIEDFVAPQTDDSPVAGKTVVFTGTLVTMTRSEAKAKAESLGAKVSGSVSKKTDYVVAGESAGSKLKKAQDLGVSVLSEEDWHNLTSNL
- a CDS encoding DNA-3-methyladenine glycosylase I, which gives rise to MSGCTWAQKTPRDQAYHDKEWGVPVFEDAQHFEMITLESAQSGLSWSTVLAKREGYREAFHHFDIAKVSQMGEDDIERLLQFEGIVRHRQKIAATLNNAHAIIAIQKEFGSFSHYIWSFVDYVPLGHVRNSLKEVPSKTELSDKIAKDLKKRGFKFVGTTTVYAYLQAIGMVNDHVVDCPQHAKTACLQADVIRHKGK
- a CDS encoding F0F1 ATP synthase subunit A translates to MASPLAQFDIKNIGPEINIAGIDASFTNSGFMMVATVAVVSIFLIMGMGKRSLVPGRWQSMAELCYSFVADMVRDNVGKEGAKYFPIIFTLFMFILFGNFLGLLPYSFTFTSHIAVTFTLAMAVFIGVTLIGIARHGMHFFTFFVPGGVPKVMLPLLVPIEIISYLSRPVSLSIRLFANMTAGHTMMKVFAGFIIPLGFIGGWAPFAIDVALTGFEFLVAFLQAYVFAVLTCIYLNDSIHLH
- a CDS encoding DUF3887 domain-containing protein, translated to METYFGKLGNNEKEALTRVSPIVDSILKAQDEGDYDGFCASFEATLKDNITKDDFLRNQKNIGKTMGTLAEKHFLTTIHRDGRIGFIYKARFTKSKNDFIITITFNDEEKPKASGIWIS
- a CDS encoding SLAC1 anion channel family protein is translated as MSEEQHSKLQYFPIPMFATTMGLSGLTLITHKMDWLWNGTGLVFTVLAYLSLAIYIAILATYTLKSLKYPAAVLADWNHPIKISFFPAASISLLLLGTAFFPINERLSFFLWGTGCFFQFFLSMAIINSWITHTRYEIVHSTPAWFIPAVGNIIVPVVGVQHAPAEISWFFFSWGLMFWGILLILIMNRLVFHNPMPEKLLPTLFILLAPPSIGFVAYIQLVGELDVFGRLIYYWAAFFFLLLTFQVRRMLRIKFAMSWWAYTFPLAAFTAATNLMGELTGQVFFLHGAATLYAITFAVIAALTVRTVIALIRCEVCVAD
- a CDS encoding F0F1 ATP synthase subunit B', whose amino-acid sequence is MPQLDISLFAPQIVWLVITFLAMYFLMAKVALPRIAEVLEERQTRIDENLEKAAALKKEAEEAAEAYEKSLAEARSNAQDAVKAVIDQANAAQAKAQDELAAKLDAKLSEAEARIAEAKDKALANISEVSGDVAKATVEKLSGVSVDDAAVSAAVAKAMETN